One window of Camelina sativa cultivar DH55 chromosome 4, Cs, whole genome shotgun sequence genomic DNA carries:
- the LOC104779590 gene encoding uncharacterized protein LOC104779590 has product MMFESPSKKRWNVASTASSYRETIVSGRYSKSCREQKQQQRRERVLSKSSKWKVLLMKLKLLPSPRSSSAKVVAYDPYDYYLNFDQGPGWHDHDEPENLSRSFSYRFADPTRI; this is encoded by the coding sequence ATGATGTTTGAATCTCCAAGCAAGAAGAGATGGAACGTGGCATCAACCGCTTCATCTTACAGAGAGACAATTGTAAGCGGAAGATACAGTAAGAGTTGTAGAGAACAGAAGCAACAACAACGAAGAGAAAGAGTCTTGTCTAAGTCGTCTAAGTGGAAGGTTTTGTTGATGAAGCTTAAGCTGTTGCCTTCTCCTCGTTCTTCTTCCGCTAAGGTCGTGGCTTATGACCCTTACGATTACTATTTGAATTTTGATCAAGGGCCAGGGTGGCACGACCACGATGAACCTGAGAATCTTTCTAGGTCTTTCTCTTATCGCTTCGCTGATCCCACTCGGATCTGA